The Bacteroidales bacterium genome contains a region encoding:
- a CDS encoding response regulator, whose protein sequence is MEDPNYKLLIVDDLPKNLMVLGNILLKENFQIAYAKSGKEAIAQALENDFDLILLDIMMPEMDGYEVCRILRKEKQTAKTPIIFLTAKNDTESIVKGFEAGAQDYLTKPFNTNELLARVHTHLELKKNRQRLEILNNTLEEKVKERTAELEKANKKIETLDKAKSAFLGLISHEIRTPLNGIIGFLDILKQSIEGDNRELIDMTVEAAERLYNFSELSLLITQLNVDTYQLQNKNINFIHLLDNVREKINEKWKDERQINFRQSIQSQSSVLKLDQVLIEKVLFSLLDNAVKFSEDKAQVDLSIYNDSGYLVCEIQDNGCGFTDEALSYAFEPFTGEKQHDIEGFGLNLAAAKLIVQAHEGRIDVENNADKGAKVRLYLKETF, encoded by the coding sequence ATGGAAGATCCAAATTATAAATTGTTGATAGTAGATGATTTACCGAAAAATTTGATGGTTCTTGGTAATATTCTGTTAAAAGAAAATTTTCAAATTGCTTATGCTAAAAGCGGAAAAGAAGCTATAGCGCAGGCTCTTGAAAATGATTTTGATTTGATTTTACTCGATATTATGATGCCGGAAATGGATGGCTACGAAGTTTGTCGTATTTTGAGGAAAGAGAAGCAAACAGCAAAAACGCCAATTATTTTTTTAACTGCAAAAAATGACACAGAAAGTATTGTAAAAGGTTTTGAAGCAGGAGCACAGGATTATTTAACTAAACCATTTAATACTAATGAATTACTGGCTCGTGTGCATACTCACTTGGAGTTGAAAAAGAATAGGCAAAGACTCGAAATACTAAATAATACATTAGAAGAGAAAGTAAAAGAAAGAACAGCAGAGCTTGAAAAAGCTAATAAAAAAATAGAGACCTTAGACAAAGCAAAGTCGGCTTTTTTAGGGTTAATTAGTCACGAAATAAGAACTCCTCTAAATGGAATTATTGGTTTTTTGGATATACTGAAGCAAAGTATAGAAGGTGATAACAGGGAATTGATTGATATGACTGTTGAAGCAGCCGAACGACTTTATAATTTTTCGGAATTGTCTTTATTAATAACTCAATTGAATGTTGATACATATCAACTTCAAAATAAAAATATCAATTTTATTCATTTGCTCGATAATGTGAGAGAAAAAATAAATGAAAAATGGAAAGACGAAAGACAAATTAATTTTCGGCAATCCATTCAGTCACAGTCATCTGTTTTGAAATTAGATCAGGTATTGATAGAAAAAGTTCTGTTTAGTTTACTCGATAATGCAGTAAAATTTTCAGAGGATAAAGCACAAGTTGATTTAAGTATTTATAACGATTCCGGATACTTAGTTTGTGAAATTCAAGATAATGGTTGTGGATTTACCGACGAAGCACTTTCGTATGCTTTTGAACCTTTTACCGGAGAAAAACAGCACGATATAGAAGGTTTTGGATTAAACCTTGCGGCAGCAAAGTTAATTGTTCAGGCGCATGAAGGTAGGATAGATGTCGAAAATAATGCAGACAAAGGAGCAAAAGTGAGGCTGTACTTAAAAGAAACATTTTAA
- the fabG gene encoding 3-oxoacyl-[acyl-carrier-protein] reductase — translation MKLLEGKTALVTGGSRGIGRTICLKFAEEGANIAFSDLIMDENVESLVKEIEAMGVKAKGYASDASSFSQSEEMVTEVAKEFGSIDILVNNAGITRDSLLMRMDEADWDLVIKVNLKSVFNLTKAVQKYMLKQRSGSIINMSSVVGVNGNAGQSNYSASKAGLIGFTKSVAQELGSRSIRCNAIAPGFIETKMTEKLPEDIRKMWIKTIPLRRAGQAIDVANVATFLASELSTYVTGQVINVCGGMST, via the coding sequence ATGAAACTATTAGAAGGAAAAACGGCTCTTGTTACAGGTGGCTCTCGTGGAATTGGTAGAACTATATGTTTGAAATTTGCTGAAGAAGGTGCCAATATTGCCTTTTCTGATTTGATTATGGATGAAAATGTTGAATCCTTAGTTAAAGAAATTGAAGCAATGGGTGTTAAAGCTAAAGGTTACGCTTCGGATGCCAGTTCTTTCAGTCAATCGGAAGAAATGGTGACAGAAGTTGCCAAGGAATTTGGGAGTATTGATATTTTGGTAAATAATGCAGGAATAACACGCGATAGTCTTTTAATGCGAATGGATGAAGCCGATTGGGATTTGGTAATTAAAGTAAATCTTAAATCGGTATTTAACCTAACAAAAGCCGTTCAGAAATATATGTTAAAACAACGTTCGGGTTCTATTATTAATATGAGCTCTGTTGTTGGTGTGAATGGAAATGCCGGTCAGTCAAATTATTCTGCCTCTAAAGCAGGATTAATAGGTTTCACTAAATCTGTTGCCCAAGAATTGGGATCACGTAGTATTCGTTGTAATGCTATTGCACCTGGTTTTATTGAAACTAAAATGACCGAAAAACTTCCGGAAGATATTAGAAAAATGTGGATAAAAACTATTCCTCTTCGTCGTGCCGGACAGGCTATCGATGTTGCAAATGTTGCTACTTTTTTGGCTTCCGAACTTTCAACATATGTCACCGGACAGGTTATTAATGTTTGTGGAGGAATGAGTACTTAA
- a CDS encoding M48 family metallopeptidase has product MTSTFFYIIIIILVFNFLLETGLTLLNYFYPQRKFPLFLSKIYSKEKYEKSQAYEQAKLKSGMFISLVQFLVVFAFFYFGGFAYVDSFVRSQSNHYIVQNLLFFGLLAFVSDILMIPVSIYHTFYLEEKFGFNKTSIKTFVLDKLKAWLLMIIIGGGILSLVVFIYELSGSNFWWLTWLTISLISLLFTAFYSEIIVPIFNKQTPLEEGSLRNAIEIFSKKAGFQLDNIYTIDGSKRSTKANAYFSGIGSKKRIVLYDTLIKDLEEEELVAVLAHEIGHYKKKHTIVGIISSIIQTGIMLFILSFFISKDSDIAINLAQAVAGNNEQVSSSFYLGIIGFGLIYSPISLIFGLLSNLISRANEYAADAFAVKYGLAKALGNGLIKLTANNLSKVYPHPLYIFFYYSHPSLLQRINRMNVPEFKD; this is encoded by the coding sequence ATGACAAGTACTTTTTTTTACATTATAATAATTATCCTTGTTTTTAACTTTTTGCTGGAAACCGGATTAACTCTATTGAATTATTTTTATCCTCAGAGGAAATTTCCATTATTCTTATCTAAAATCTATAGTAAGGAAAAATATGAGAAGTCGCAGGCTTATGAGCAGGCAAAGCTGAAATCAGGAATGTTTATTTCTCTTGTTCAGTTTTTAGTTGTTTTTGCCTTCTTTTATTTTGGCGGATTTGCTTATGTTGATTCTTTTGTACGTAGTCAAAGCAACCATTATATTGTTCAGAATCTGTTATTCTTTGGTTTGCTAGCATTTGTGTCGGATATTCTTATGATTCCGGTTTCTATTTATCACACATTTTATTTAGAAGAAAAATTTGGTTTTAATAAAACTTCTATAAAAACATTTGTGCTTGATAAGCTGAAAGCTTGGTTGTTAATGATTATTATTGGGGGTGGAATCTTATCGCTTGTAGTTTTTATTTATGAATTATCAGGCTCAAATTTTTGGTGGCTAACTTGGCTCACAATAAGTTTAATAAGTTTGTTATTTACCGCTTTTTACTCTGAAATAATTGTTCCTATATTCAATAAGCAAACACCTTTGGAAGAAGGAAGTTTGAGAAATGCAATTGAAATTTTTTCTAAAAAGGCAGGATTTCAATTGGATAACATTTATACTATCGATGGCTCTAAACGCTCAACTAAGGCAAATGCATATTTTAGTGGGATAGGATCAAAGAAGAGAATTGTACTTTATGATACTTTAATCAAAGATTTGGAGGAGGAAGAATTAGTTGCCGTATTAGCGCATGAGATTGGGCACTATAAAAAGAAGCATACAATAGTTGGTATTATATCAAGTATTATTCAAACAGGAATTATGCTTTTTATTCTTTCTTTTTTTATCTCTAAAGATAGTGATATTGCTATAAACCTGGCGCAAGCGGTAGCAGGGAATAACGAACAGGTAAGCTCTTCTTTTTATTTGGGAATTATTGGTTTTGGATTAATTTACAGTCCTATAAGCTTAATTTTTGGCCTTTTATCTAATTTAATATCAAGGGCCAACGAATATGCTGCTGATGCTTTTGCCGTGAAATACGGATTAGCTAAAGCTTTAGGAAATGGATTAATTAAACTAACTGCAAATAACTTATCAAAAGTATATCCTCATCCGCTTTATATCTTTTTCTATTATTCGCACCCTAGTTTACTGCAAAGGATAAATAGAATGAATGTTCCTGAATTTAAAGATTAA
- a CDS encoding tetratricopeptide repeat protein, translating to MKNIKVILFSFIFLSITLSCNTRKDIEFVEQGKVLFLEGKYNEAIPYFSKAIKKNTRNDEAHAFRGFCYYSLENYSLALIDFSNALERNPNNGTALFGEACIRWNLEDYNLAFQEFNHLIHINPNHDKAYFYRARAYLYKGDTTNAINDLTTAMEKDSCFIDTYYLLASVMTAQKKYDQADKYLEFALKCKQKEVSN from the coding sequence ATGAAAAATATAAAGGTAATTCTATTTAGTTTTATTTTTTTAAGCATTACACTAAGCTGCAATACAAGAAAAGATATTGAATTTGTTGAGCAGGGAAAAGTTCTTTTTCTCGAAGGGAAATATAACGAGGCTATCCCCTATTTTTCTAAGGCTATTAAAAAAAATACAAGAAATGATGAAGCTCATGCTTTTCGTGGGTTTTGTTATTATTCGCTCGAGAATTACTCTCTTGCCTTAATAGATTTTTCAAATGCTTTAGAAAGAAATCCCAATAATGGTACAGCTTTATTTGGAGAAGCCTGTATAAGATGGAATTTAGAAGATTACAATTTGGCTTTTCAAGAATTCAACCATCTTATACATATCAATCCTAATCACGATAAAGCATATTTTTATCGTGCCAGAGCCTATCTTTATAAAGGAGATACAACTAATGCTATAAATGATTTAACAACGGCTATGGAAAAAGATTCTTGCTTTATTGACACCTATTATTTATTAGCATCAGTTATGACGGCTCAAAAGAAATACGATCAAGCCGATAAATACTTAGAGTTTGCTTTAAAGTGCAAGCAAAAAGAAGTTTCTAATTAA
- a CDS encoding protein-L-isoaspartate(D-aspartate) O-methyltransferase — MLNDTYKHRGLRKKLVETVRAKGIKDEAVLQAINNIPRHLFLDSSFLEFAYQDQAFPIGSGQTISQPYTVAFQTELLEIKAGETILEVGTGSGYQACVFAEMGAKVLSIERQKRLFAKTKKFLKQFNYRIKLFYGDGYKGLPAFAPFDKIIVTAGAPFVPEELLKQLKVGGRLVIPVDIDKNLQEMTCIRRVSEKDYEKRLHGKFRFVPMLGNKAND, encoded by the coding sequence ATGCTAAACGATACTTATAAACATCGTGGATTACGTAAAAAACTTGTAGAGACAGTCAGAGCCAAAGGAATTAAAGACGAAGCTGTCTTACAAGCTATCAATAATATTCCCAGGCATTTATTTTTAGACTCTTCCTTTTTGGAATTCGCCTATCAAGATCAGGCTTTTCCTATTGGTTCTGGACAAACTATTTCACAACCTTACACAGTTGCTTTTCAAACAGAATTACTTGAAATAAAGGCAGGGGAAACTATTTTAGAAGTTGGCACCGGAAGCGGTTATCAGGCTTGCGTATTTGCTGAGATGGGAGCAAAAGTTTTAAGTATAGAAAGGCAGAAAAGACTCTTTGCAAAAACAAAAAAATTCCTAAAACAATTCAATTATCGTATTAAACTATTTTATGGCGACGGCTATAAAGGTCTTCCGGCATTTGCCCCTTTTGACAAAATAATTGTAACAGCAGGAGCTCCTTTTGTTCCTGAAGAATTACTTAAACAATTAAAAGTCGGAGGTCGCTTAGTAATTCCCGTTGATATAGATAAGAACTTACAGGAAATGACCTGTATCAGACGTGTTAGTGAAAAAGATTATGAAAAACGGCTTCATGGAAAATTCCGCTTTGTTCCAATGTTAGGTAATAAAGCAAACGATTAG
- a CDS encoding Gfo/Idh/MocA family oxidoreductase, producing the protein MSILKIGVLGAGHLGKIHINCIKEINEYKLIGFYDPNETIALEVETEKQIKRFLNIDELIDAVDVIDIVTPTLSHFDCAVKALKSGKHVFIEKPVAATAEEAERLIEIANEAHVKVQVGHVERFNPAFIAAQPFLDQPMFIETHRLAQFNPRGTDVPVVLDLMIHDIDIILNVVKSKIRKVSASGVAVVSDTPDIANARLEFDNGCVANLTASRISMKNMRKSRFFQRNAYIAIDFLTKEAEMVQMSDVNSETDSMAMVLELGEGKTDKEIKFIKPSIDNTNAIVEELRSFQKAIKNNNKPIVSLFDGYNALDIAQKILNKINV; encoded by the coding sequence ATGTCTATATTAAAAATTGGTGTTTTAGGAGCCGGCCATCTTGGTAAGATTCATATTAACTGTATAAAAGAAATAAACGAGTATAAACTTATTGGTTTTTACGATCCTAACGAAACTATAGCTTTAGAAGTTGAGACCGAAAAACAAATAAAACGCTTTTTAAATATCGACGAATTAATTGATGCCGTTGATGTTATAGATATTGTTACTCCAACTTTATCACATTTTGATTGTGCTGTTAAGGCACTAAAGAGTGGAAAGCATGTATTTATTGAAAAGCCCGTTGCCGCTACTGCCGAAGAAGCAGAGCGTTTAATAGAAATTGCCAATGAAGCGCATGTAAAAGTTCAAGTTGGGCATGTAGAGCGTTTTAATCCGGCATTTATTGCTGCTCAGCCATTTTTGGATCAACCTATGTTTATAGAAACACATCGTTTAGCTCAGTTTAATCCGCGTGGTACTGATGTTCCGGTAGTTTTAGATTTGATGATTCACGATATTGACATTATTCTTAACGTTGTAAAGTCTAAAATTAGAAAAGTAAGTGCAAGTGGAGTTGCGGTTGTTAGTGACACCCCGGATATTGCAAATGCTCGTTTGGAATTTGATAATGGCTGTGTTGCTAATTTAACGGCTAGCCGTATTTCAATGAAAAATATGCGTAAGTCACGATTTTTTCAACGCAATGCTTATATTGCTATAGATTTTCTTACAAAAGAGGCTGAAATGGTTCAGATGAGTGATGTAAACTCTGAAACTGATTCTATGGCTATGGTTTTGGAACTGGGTGAAGGCAAAACGGATAAAGAGATTAAATTTATTAAGCCATCCATTGATAATACTAATGCGATAGTCGAAGAATTGAGAAGTTTTCAGAAAGCTATTAAAAACAATAACAAGCCAATAGTTTCGTTATTTGATGGATATAATGCATTAGATATTGCACAAAAAATTCTAAATAAGATTAATGTTTAA